GTTTAAATCTTTGGTCAAGCGTTATTTTGAGCAGCTCCAATTCTTCCAAGTTGTTGCTAGCAAGTACCACATCATCAACATAGACAAGCAAGGCTATGAAACCATGCTTGAAATGTTTAATGAAGGAGTAATTTGTAGCTGAATGTGAGAATCCTTCTTCCTTAAGGCATTAGAAAACTTCTCAAACCATTGTCTTGAGGCTTGTTTTAGCTCATATAATGATTCTTGTAGCTTGCTAGAGAAGTTGTATAGCACGTTTAGCTTCGAAAATTCACGGAGCATTTTTCTGACTGAACTTCTCCTATTATTTAACCCAAATcgatgaaatattttttttttgataaatcaagACATGAAGTATTTTTTAGATACATTATGCTATCTTCGATCTCAGTCGAGACAGCACGCAGGATCCAAGAAATGATCAAACTATTGCATCTGCACCAGGGATCATAatcttcatcatcttcatcatgttgTGGTAGTCTTCCATCCATAAACTTGACTTTGTTTCTCGCAACTAGAGCAACAAGCATCGATCTCTTCCACGAGCTGTAATTCTCAGATCCAGTGAGAATTTTAGCTACAAGCATTGCCCTTGGATGATCTCCATGAGACAGATAGTAGGATTTCTTGGATCATCGAACCTCGAATTAGTAGCAAATGTGCAATTtgcatttttagagttttcGTCTAAATTTGTATTGCTCCGAGTCTATGCTGGTCCTCCTTTCCCCATAGCTAGCAAAACAAGGAGTTTAtagaagaaaaacgaaaaagaaaGAGCTCAAGATGCTCTTGGCTTTGAAACCATTTCAGTAAAATAAGAACAGATGAGTGTaacaaagagagagaggaaagagAGAAACTATATTTCATTGATTAGAGAATCATGCTTTTACAATGAGTATATATGTACTCGGTTCAATTCAATTATGTTACAAGAATTAGTTATAACAGAACAAACTAACTTCCTATACAGATCACTAACTAATAACTAACACACACCAAACACTCTATAGCTGGCCTATTTAAATAGAACCCAAAAAATCTTGTGTTGTATTGACTAATTGTAAGataaattgttatttttagtGTCATCATCATATCGTGTTTGTGTGGTATGGAgtttttaaatgtattttagaTGGGCAACAAAAGCACGACTTgtaacgaaaaattaataaaagacaAACATGAAGATAATCCGAATAATTTTCGAATCATTTCAAACGTGTAAGATTTCAAATCGTGTTCGTGTTAAATCAGAGTGACGTGACCTGATAATTGTTAATTACCTTGCACCACTTTAGGAAACTAACACCACTACTTTAAAAGacaaatatttatacatatttacCACTATACAACTTTTTGTGGCTAAAAGCATCTCCAATGGAGATATAAATAAGTGGTGTAAAACAAAAATATAGCTCATTCAACAAAAAGTGTGCTCCAATGGTGTGCTAAAAAGTTATGTAAATTTGGCACATAGCAAATTTTATACCAAATTTGGCACAATATTTGCtatgatgtaaaatttataccACAATAAATAcactacttttttatttatatttatatcatttgtattattttattagtataattaactATAGCATTAAATTATgaagtatttatattattattttattattttacatattaaaataataataaaattaataataaagttattagttttatttttttaataaaaatattatttagatatttattttatattaaaattttacaattgtGCATTAgagtataatattaaaatttgatgGAAATctactaaaaatttattttttacgcTAAATATAACACAATATTTATATCTTTAGTAAAATATGGTCTGATGATTTTACGAAGCAGATAAAGCTAACTACTACTTTGGCACATATCATCTCCAACTTTATACAAGATTCAAAATTATATACTTGATGAAAAGAGAAAGCAGCTTTTTATGCATATCTACTACCAAAAATGTTGTGGCcccactgtttttttttttgttgttgttgaaaAGGAagtagtatacatatatatatatatctttatatattaaaagtgtttatctaacggcatttattggtttaacagaatatacttaaaaaataaaagaatattctgttaaatttaacgattaggtttgatctccgttaaaaaataaacccaataattaaacccaaaaaattaaacaatcttttaaatattaataatctctttttaaattaaaaaaatcatgttagccacatatctctctaacaaacctatcttgggagaatattaataatttttttatttattttttaaaaaagaaaaatataaataaaatatctaaaaaagataatataaaagaagattgattgtgttggcttagagatttttgggcttgggcttaaaaaaataataaaaaaaagatgaaatgggctgtaattagtatttaccttatatgtttgtgcttatttttaattttatttttaattttaccaccaagaggagaaagttgaaaaatattagaatatgaaaatattattggtgcttattagtaatttgcaaagaatgtgaaagtctataaatatatagttgtgtagctattattagatatgaaatgagataatagaacttttttcaattagaagattaatgtacattttactattaataacatacattattataacacaattatgttttacttactaaatatactgacacatattttatttttataaaacaaatcgttcaaataattatactgttttaattattaattaaaataaaaaactaaaatattaaataaaactaacactacgtggcttggcacgtaacaatcacctagtatatatatatatatgtgatgtcaaaatttatatcaaataatattttattcgaAAACAAAAATGTTACATCTTGACTTATAACTGATTGTATActatattataattttctaattgtatattataataacaaaatcaaGGATAAACAAATACTATCAGATAATTAATTGACTCTCTTTTATGTTAAAAAAGGGCAAAAAGAAATCAAATGCATATGTGTCGGCAAACACGAAATGGTGGCAAGtttttcatatataattatttagactgttcaaattcaagatatttATTGGTATCCATCAGGTTTCTTTTCTGTTCATGTATGAAAATCAGATCAATCAAACtctaaataagaaaaatagggtaaatactattttggaccatctgttttgcaaaagttacagattggaccctgtgttttgttaaatgacaaaatggaccctgcattttctaaaatagtaaaaatagaacCCTGAGcgtaatttttgacaattttttttttaatacaactaacttgaagacaatgcttaatacgaacagatacaaaaaaaaatataaatagttttgtcataacacttttagatcgaattataattaaactttattttgacaaaaaatcaattcagggtcctatttttactattttagaaaatgcagggtccattttatcatttaacaaaacacagggttcaatctgtaacttttgcaaaacaaagggtctaaaatggtatttacccagaaaaatatagatatatgTACGAGAAGTGTTAAAAAGTATTGATATAACTAATTATCAAATCCTTTACTAATTAATCGTCAGGTGTTacttacaaaataaatataggGGAATTacttcatatattattttttttaacttttttttttaaaatttacgatttgggtttctaaagtggttgcagcgctagttgtaaTAAGGATTTCTATATGATTTTttattgcaatttaggttgcagcactagttgcaataggagtttctatgtagaattccataaaaatataggaaaaaaaaaaaccctaaaatatattatactaTTAACAATactcatatatttatatatattagggtaaatatcattttagaccttatattttataaaagttaccaattggatcctctgttttgttaaatgacaaaataaatcctgtatttttttaaaatcgtaaaaataagactctgagcttaatttttgacttttttttttaatataaccaacttgaactCAATTCCAAACACAaatagatacagaaaatgtaaacagttttgtcataacacatttagatcggattattattaaattttattttgacaaaagatcagttcaggatcctatttgtactattttcgaaaatacagaattcattttatcatttaaaaaaataaaaaatccaattaataatttttacaaaacataatatccaaaataatattttacctAATAGCATCCACTGCTAAAAGCAAAAATCTTGTTACGCAAGtaacatattattttaattattcaatatttctctgaattttttttttttttgttacaagATTAATTAATTGGAAATTACAACTATATCTGTACGTGTCTTGTCTGCTCTTTTTACTAtaatatgaaaagaaaaaaaaaatcttttgtattttggaaaagaataacaaaaaaagaaaagtttaaACTTCAAAACAAATCATAGTCAAGACTCAAGACTCAAGTGGGGCCGGGCTCCActctttatcttttaataaCTATACTTTCCTCTTTATTatccttaaataattaatagtttgtttttcttcatattttttaattttttaacacATGTAGTGTGGACCACTACGGCCATCCATGCGGATATACTACTTAAAGCGCCATAGTAGCTGTTGTGGACCTCATACTATAACATCTCAACCGTTAATTTAACGTATCGTAAAATCTAACGGCTATGATTTCATAAAATAACCGCGTATCCAAAATTCTGTATAGACTTCATCCATGCCTATATATATAATCTCCATTGAAGTAGCTTCACTTCCATAATCCTCACTCCTCAAACTTCCAACTTCCTATAACTACTTCAAACACACTCGATCATCACTCTAAAAATCAAGCCctaaacatacatatatatatatgacgtGGATGGGTTCAGTGAAAGTCATGCTGATTTCGATGGGCGTTGTGCTCGTGAGTTTAGCCATGAAAGTGTCTGTTCCATTGGTGAAGGAGTTCATAATAGGTTCTCACGTGGCAGTCATGTGGAGCTCCATCGCCACGTGGCTCAAACCTCCGTATCTTTACATCATAATCAACGGCATCATCATAACCATTGTCGCCTCTTCGAGACTCCACCAGAACCACCACCACGATGATCGGGTCGATACCGAACCGGGTCGTTACCCGATGAAAAACGGATCTAGTAGACAGGCCAATAGCGCTTATGGGTTTCATGTGgagagtaataataataataataataagatcatTTCGTCGGAGTTCGGTGCGTTGGAACAGATCCGGCCGAGGCCACTGTACaaacagagagagaaagaagaagaagaagaatcagCTCCGGTTATGAAGAGTGATCATGAGGCAGTAGTTATTGATAAATACGAAACACATGATCATGATCACGAAGCTTTTTTCTCGAGGTCTCCGCCTCCTTCGCCTCCGAGAAGAATTAACTCACCAGAGATATTTTATTCACCGCCAGCGGAGAAACCTCTTGCTTCTACTAGGTTTGCTCAACGGAAACAGTTTAAACCGATTCCCGAAGGTACATACTATCTTATTCTTAATTATTCctcttttctttcaaatttcaatattattattggaTCAACAGTATCAATTGATTATAACGTATGTTAGTTTTTCGTCTTTATTTATTTcgtttgtaataaaaaaaagacaTTACAAAGCTATAGCTATATaacttttttgcaatttattcttttgtttcgttttctttatttatttatttatttttgctatttagtttatatatataatttatttacttCGATTATATTATGAAaaacatttaatttaatttaatttttctaattatttatctAACATAGCTTTAATATCTTGTCCCTAAAAAATAATACTATCTTGTAAAAAAAACCGTttgttacattatttatttttaactacgtacgaatatattatatataataaagtaattttattatctaattaattattaaaataataactttTTAATTGATAACATTATAGCGTTATATTAAAACATTATATATTGGGAAAAGGAGAGATTCAAACTACGTATATTACCACGAAACATTAtatctttctaaaacaatatatataatatatggataagatataattaaatccAAGTCCAATCTAATCTAAATCTAATATTCTATCTCTTGCATACGAAATAGTTACACTTACGACTTACCTTACctgtttcataaatatatatatagattacacTTATAAAAAAGGTATTgtagttatatttttatatttattatgagtTGATTGATCAGTACAATACAACGTGGAACCGTTTAATGTTTATGATATGTCCGAGGCTGGAATCTAGGGTATTAGCGTATTGTTCAAACCAACAAAAATAGAGTTCAAACAGGCATGGCGTTCGCTTCACGCTGCTCAACTCAATTACATCTTTTCCttcccttttcttattttagtaaaaaagaatattctgaGTAGAAAATATTTCTAAAAGTCAACTGTCCAATCCTTCCTAAgtagtaaaattataataataacagTTTGCTCTCTGGTAAATAATCATTGGTTATAAATAACTAACTCTCCTCACAGGTGGAAAATCGCCGTTGAAAGTGACGTCGAGGCCCAAACGACACGAAACTATGGAGAATACGTGGAAGGCAATAACGGAAGGACGTTCGATGCCGTTAAGTAGGCACATGAAGAAGTGTGAGTCCTTTCATGAAAATCACGGCCGTCACGTGGGTGAGTTAGAATTACCGTCGTCACTACCGTTATTCAAGAAGTCAGAGACTTTCAAGGACCGAACCAATCAACCAACGCCACCTCAGCAAGAAACGTACACGTCATCACCTGTGCCAAGCAAGATTAGGAGGGAGCCGTCGTTGGGTCAAGACGAGTTGAACAAGCGAGTTGAGGCTTTTATACAGAAGTTTAACGAGGAAATGAGGTTGCAAAGGCAAGAGTCGTTGAATCAATATATGGAGATGATTAACCGTGGAAGCCATTAATTATATCTTCATATtattactcaaaaaaaaaaagatacaaaTATGATTATTGGGTTTTTAAATCTTGTTAATAGGTCCTATATACCATCAAAATTTGATAAAGTTAGCTTTATGATAaagtgagaaaaaaaaaaaaatgggagaTGACGGTTTTACGGTTTTGTTTTTGTCATACAATATATAATTAGAGGTTTGGTATGGTTTTTTATATGTGAAAAGGAAAAAATGTCTATAATAGTAGAATACTGGAGTggtctttcatttttttaatggtTGGTTTGTTCATCTGTCAATGAATGATTCtttaatcattattattatatgtataattttttttcttgctcTATAGATaattattttggaaaatttatgtatacattttttttacatatataattatgttCTGTTATGTACGTACTTCAGATCTTAGATGGCGACCTACCTTGTATATGCTAATTTACTTACACGGTCACCACCGACTTTCCACCTAAAACTCTTCCTGaaactacttttgtttttacTAAATCACTAACCTTTAAATTGGCCAATCTGCCTATTATGTTTGAAATGTAATATCTAAATAGAGATTGGACGACAACTTTAAATAATTCATGAGAGTTTTATTTTCGACCTCAGTAATAATGctccacgaaattcaagagtaAGAATAGAGTACGATTAGCCACAAATATTGCAAAAAGGATCAGTCAAAGCATAAACTTGAAATTATCACACATTACACATCAAAATTTGATACCGTAATTTTACTACAATCAGATCTTTTAAGTTTTTCAAGGGCAAAACAGGACTGCTTCATCATCAAAGTTCTGAGTCTAATCTTCAGTTTCTTCCATTTTATAAGCCAGTTCTCCAAAACAGCATCTAGTACATCTATTCCTTAATTTCAACTATCTTTGTTGAAGTAATTTTCTTGCGGTAGTTTTCAACCGTCCTCAGTGTGTGATTGTATTCCAACTCTCATGAATGATGAATCCCACTTCACCATTGCCATCTTTGGCGTTAGTATAGCTTTTTCTGCATAAGCTAACTGCCTCTCTAACTAGAGCCATCCGTTTCATTCTCAGGGACCGTTTGCCTCATTAAGATCCATGGTTTGATCCTTTGTTAGACCACATGATTAATAGGGTGAGCCAGAGTATAGCAAATAAAAAAGGTGTATGACTCATTGTATGAGGGTACTCTTGAGAGGGGAGGTTAGTATATGTAGGTGAGCAAGGAAGTTAGTGTATTGAGAGTTGTTATTCTCTGCATCACAGGGGGTAGTATGGACTCCATTGGCTTGTACTCAGTTCTCTTTTATTCAATAATGGCTCATCACATCAAACTAGAGTGTGTTGTTTGGAAAATTGTTATTGCTAAGaccaaattaagaaaaattgtgCAATGAAAGAAGAACCATGTATCAGCAAACCCTGAAACTTAATCCATATATCAGAAACATTTAATAGTATTTACTAGCAATAATGTATATGAAATTATATAACCTGGGGCATAGCAGAGATACTTCAAGAATTTTTCTGAAAGAATCTTCGTTTCCATTTTGCACTTCAAAATGATTACATTCAAGCCAGGAAACCCCATCAGATGGTGGATCTGAATGAGATGCAAAGAAAATATCGAACCATCGCGGTCAGTTTCTCCCATGCTTTTCTCAAGCTCTGCATACTTAGAACACAATCTCTTCACATCTTTATCTGAAAGACCGGATTCTATTGCTCATGTATATCCCTAGTTTTTGAGACACTGGAAAATAGAGTTCTAACTGCATCAGCAGGGGTcagatggaaaaaaaaaattaaaagcattaggcattaacaaaacagaaaaaaGCAACATGAATATTACCAACTTATAATCTAAACTGAAACTATATAGCTATAGAAACAGAGATGTGAACAATAGTAACAAGATAAAGACAAATAAAGAGTTCTAACTCAAATTCCAAACTGAGATAAACTAATGACCATGTTTATGccaatacataatttttttaaaaaaacagttGCAATTGTGTTATCATCTAACAGTACCAAATCTAAATATAACGACTGCAAAATGTTCGGAAGATAAGAAATTAAatgcaaaaacaaaaacaaaaaacagagtTGATGatctaaatgcaaaaaaaaaaaaaatatagagttGAGAATCTTAATGCAAAAGGTAGAAGATCTTGTGTTTTAATTGATAGTTAGGTACATCATTGATCATAGTTCATACTTCAAAGAATGACACAGCTCGGATTTGATTTGGTTTATAGCTTTCACTGACACCTAAAAATGCTGCTGAACCACCCATGTCAAATTTCATGAGCTCAACACAGCAGCAAGGTACTGTTTTAATGCTgttaaaaaatgttaaaaaccATTGACCAGCATCAAACAAATCAATCAAGAACCATTGTCAATTAAATAAAAGTACTGTAAAACTTTAAATCAGTCAACAAACATTCTGAACATATTCTACACCGAACCCTGTTTTGACTGATTCTTTGAGGTCTCCTCAATGAGCACCCGAGTATAGTAATAATTTCAAGAACAAACAACATGAATCATTAGGCTAATTATTGCAGAAAACTCATGCTTGATCcacataattaaaattgaaaaggtctgaagtgaaagaaaataaacaaCTGACTTGACTAGCATATGGATATGGGATGATCACCAAGCCAAACCTAACTACATAACTTATAATAATGTTAAAATTACTATCacacaatattaataaaattagttaaaaatacatttaactGTTATGGAATTCAATTCAATCTTAAATTTTACCAATCAAAGTCAAAGAATACAGCtccaatattacaaaaataaatataggaACCTTGTACTTCAAACTTTCCAAAAATTCTGATGTACTTCACTCACTGCAGCATTCATTTGTCTTATGGAATACAGTTCAATATTACACATCAGCCTAGAGAGTATCAAATATCAAAACAACAAGACTAATATTAACACCCAAATATAACCTTACAATCTTCAAAACAAAGGTGGCAAAGAAAAATGAATCGTTTGTACAAAAAAACAGATATCCCAGTTTCAGACATAGATACTAACAACATGACTCTAGTCCCAAAATTTCTTTCTGGGACTCTTGGGAAGACTCTCTTCTCTATCAATCCCATGACAATTACCATAAGATAGAAAATCATCATATGCACCTCCTCCTCCAGTCCCTCTATGATGCCTATTTGCATAGTGGTACTGATGATCCACTCCGTGACCCAAGACTCCTCTTCTGAACTCGCCTCGGGCCATAGACACAGCCGGAACCATCCGCTCAGTGGCTGCAGCTTTTTGAAGATCCCAACCCAGCAATTTAGAGGATTGGCAACCATGGAAGTTTTGGTGGGAAGGGCCATAGTGATAGGCCTGAGGACGAGGAACATTATTGTTTCGCTGAGGACTGTTTGAACGATAAAGAGTTGGAGAGCTGTGAACTCTATGCATATTACCACTCCTCTGATAACCATTTAAAAGCATTTCAGGTCCTGCCACAACAGGCACAACAGATTCAATACCTTGGTGCTCTGGAGAGTTGGAATGTGGAGAAGAACAAGTAGAGGAAATGGTAAAGGTAGGTGTGTGTATAACGCTAGAAGCAAATTTGGGTCTCCTGGTGGTACGAACCACGCCATTAACGGCATCAATATAACGCTGCTCAAGGGAATGGGGTTCCATTAAAGCAGATGGATTGTTGTCTAGAACAATGATTGGCTTAGAAGGGAACAAGAAAGTACGTAGCTTTGGGTAACCTTCGGTGTCCTGATGATCGATTTCATGAAGCATATGCTTTAGATCATCATCATTTCTTACAGAGACCAAGGTATCAAGATCCTCAGAGGCCAATTGGTATTTAATTGTCATGTTATCCCCTTCAATCATGTCCGAAAGCCTTTTATCTAATTCTGTGCCAATTcaaaattcatatttcattacatacatacatacatacgtTTTAGGCATTCTCTCTGTGCCTATATGATCGTTATTAACGAATTAAGTTCTAACAACGCAATTTACAAACACAATCAATCCACACAAACATAAAcatcacccatatatatattcatttccATTCTGAATCGCAGCATCAAAATAACAATCAAACATTGAATTAGGTAGGGTTGGCGCAAAAACCTGAGAATGTAATATCTTGGGGAACGGCAATGACTCGCGTCTCTCCACCTACGTACTTGAGGTGGCCATCGGCTGGCCTGGGTAGGATTTTTCCGCCATGGCTACACAAAAACTTAATCCTATTTTTTTGGGATGGATTATCGTCCGGTGTAGAACAACCACCGCCGCTGCCTTCTCCCGCCattgatgatgataatgatgccACCCAACAGAGTcagatatatgtattttatatatgtattaactGGAATGATTAAATTATTTAAGCAAAGAATGAAGCGTAATTGTACGGGAATGTATTTATTATTGAACGTTTGTAATACCAAAAGAAACAGCTCATCCCattcaattcaattatttaataaaaaaaattgactccAAAGGTTGCCAACCACTTTCGTTTTGCTCCGTTTCGTAAAATGAATATCAATGGATTTTGATTTTCTTCTCTTCACTTCaccctttctttctctcttttactctctctcttaattaaaatagaaaattacacTAGCTaagcttgtattttttttttatttaaatcaaaactcaacttttacaaaaacgttctcaaaaaaaaaaaaaaactcaacttttacaaaacaacTCAAAACTCGGGACAACTCAACTTTTACATCTAAGAGTATTCATCCAATtcaatttgtattattttattcatagtGCATTTAATTCGCACTAAAtgtaaatttcatattttaaatcagattcgattcaatccaatccgcGTCATAACtcaaattcaatccaatccgTAAAAATGTGTATTGGATTGGTTATGTTgaattaataacttttaatatttatataaaaaaaatatcattgttTTACCTaactaacaataaaataaaataaattattgttgttttatgtctccaacaacataataaaataagaaataagaaattcaaaagaagaaaaaaaaataaatgtagaaagaaattatttaattttgttttaaattgtatttttcttatatataagaatgaaatatatatttgatctattaagttttaaaatataaagtactattttgttatattaaaaattagttgtatatatatttttttaaaaaaatatatctaaatatgtgtggattagattggatcagttacttttacatgtcaatcaacattcaatccgcacaagtgcggatttcgaatttttcaatccaatatCCGATTCGCATAAGTACAAATACCCGCACTTTGcggattaaattaaattaaatcgtgcaaattgaattgaatattttataaacaCTCCTAACTACATTATTCTCATCGCAGAACGCGAAATAGCATAATAAGAACCATCACCAATATCTGTCAATAAAGTGCATACATCACCAAtaacataacaaaataaaaaagaaattttttttagtatacgTAATAGACATTTTAATAACATAATTGACAGTAAATAATTTAATGCCCTTGTACTAACGTGACACATCAGCATTTTTAACGTAAAACCAAAATAATCTCATACCACTATTGATTCCAATACATGAAACACACCATATTCGTCATCTAATTACGGGATTAATGAGTCGTTTGAACAGTGCATCGAACACAATATCAAAAATGAACCTTTAAATTTACTTTCCTTCGATTAGAAAGGGCTAGATTTTGTGATTTGCCAAGTGAGGTTGTGGGAAAAATCGTGTTGTTGGTACCTCCAGATTGTTTAATACAGTTT
This region of Cannabis sativa cultivar Pink pepper isolate KNU-18-1 chromosome 7, ASM2916894v1, whole genome shotgun sequence genomic DNA includes:
- the LOC115697074 gene encoding uncharacterized protein LOC115697074 yields the protein MTWMGSVKVMLISMGVVLVSLAMKVSVPLVKEFIIGSHVAVMWSSIATWLKPPYLYIIINGIIITIVASSRLHQNHHHDDRVDTEPGRYPMKNGSSRQANSAYGFHVESNNNNNNKIISSEFGALEQIRPRPLYKQREKEEEEESAPVMKSDHEAVVIDKYETHDHDHEAFFSRSPPPSPPRRINSPEIFYSPPAEKPLASTRFAQRKQFKPIPEGGKSPLKVTSRPKRHETMENTWKAITEGRSMPLSRHMKKCESFHENHGRHVGELELPSSLPLFKKSETFKDRTNQPTPPQQETYTSSPVPSKIRREPSLGQDELNKRVEAFIQKFNEEMRLQRQESLNQYMEMINRGSH
- the LOC115698012 gene encoding uncharacterized protein LOC115698012, whose translation is MAGEGSGGGCSTPDDNPSQKNRIKFLCSHGGKILPRPADGHLKYVGGETRVIAVPQDITFSELDKRLSDMIEGDNMTIKYQLASEDLDTLVSVRNDDDLKHMLHEIDHQDTEGYPKLRTFLFPSKPIIVLDNNPSALMEPHSLEQRYIDAVNGVVRTTRRPKFASSVIHTPTFTISSTCSSPHSNSPEHQGIESVVPVVAGPEMLLNGYQRSGNMHRVHSSPTLYRSNSPQRNNNVPRPQAYHYGPSHQNFHGCQSSKLLGWDLQKAAATERMVPAVSMARGEFRRGVLGHGVDHQYHYANRHHRGTGGGGAYDDFLSYGNCHGIDREESLPKSPRKKFWD